ACAATGAGGTACCACTGATTGGATGAGGCACCGGTGCTGGAGCTACCAGTGATTAAGAGCGCTACTGCCCACGGTGCTGCTCCTGGCACCTTCTGATCACTGGTCACCTCGGGCACGAAAGAGAGCGAGCCTGCGACACCCAACACCTGCCGGCCGCCGTACCCGCGCGGGGGAGGGATTTTAAAGTACCTAGAGCACGACGAAACGCGGTCCTGACATGAGAACatagtaaaaagaaaaatacccTTAGCAAGATGAACCAGAGATTACAAATTTACACTTGCTGGAAAAATTCCGGAGATCATGACATGAGAACATAGTAAATATTGCTTTTGTGGTGCGTTCTCGGAGTACCTTTCTGAGGGTATGAGAGTAGAACATGAGTCTCTTAATGTCAGCTACCTGCACAGCGAGATTATGAGAACAGAAAATAATTGGATGTCTTCAAGTTAACTGTCAAGCATTGGTTCCCAGAGAAAAGCACTGAGACGCTACATAAATATAGAGTTGATTCCACTCAGGGAATGCCAATCCAAATTGGCATAGAAAATGAAATTGGCATATAGTTCATAGCAACTCGCACAACGATATAGAAATTTACAGGTAAAGCAAACTACAGGAAACTGCCACTCTTCTACCAAGCCATGAAATTTACTACATTACAGAACTGGCAGACATTCTTGATAGAGAAGTTATCACCTCAACCAGTGGCTTCTTTCCATGAAGTAGCATATCCACACTCCTCTCAGTCTGCACAAGAGAGACACACCATATATTAGCATTCATCGCAggttgagaaaagaaaagtacatttcatttttcttgtaaaCAAAGGTGAGCAGATTACATTCAGGTAATATATCCTGAGTTCTGACAATATTCTTGGTAAAATAGCAGAGCAACAATAGGAGAAGCAAATAATTTTCAGATAATTCCTCAAGGATGATATATAACAAAAGGCGAGCTTAGAAAAGATAAGCATTATCGCAAACGGCATTACCGCACTATATTAGCAAATTTGGTCCAGCAAAAGATTCCCCTTTAAAAACTAACACCTCCTCATCTGTTTGACTTGAAGGTATTGCAAGTGATTACTATAAGACAGACTACAAGGATCAGTACAGATTAGAACATTTGAAGCAAAACCATGAGTTGAGATAGATATCAGCAGTATGAAAATTTGATGCCCGTGTAGATCCCTATTAATTTGTACCCTTTCCACAGAATCCCAGTAACACATTCATCGTAATCTTAAAATGACAAGATATATCACTGTGCAAACCTGATACTTCTACACGGTTTCGGCCTAAAATTTTAGACCTGAACGCCCTTGACCATGTTAACACAAAGCTGAAAAGATACATACTTGATACTTGTCCACATTGACCATTTGACATATATATTCATACCCGTTGAGTCACCCAATAGTGTCGCTCCCTCACCTCAATAAGGAAAGGGAACGTTGGATAGGTAGTGCACTCCACCACCTATCTAGAGATTTCAGATCTTGTGAATCAACACCCATTTGAAGATAGTACCTAATTCATGCATCAATTATGCATTACATTAGAAGCTGGTGAAATATCTTTATCAGATCTTGGCCTCATTTgaagaaaatataaaataaagagTTCTAAAAATAATCAGTGGATTACAGATGGAAATAGAAGAAAAACTAAGGTGACAGTACCTGAATCCTGCAAGCAACATCTCCCTACAAATTTAAACTGAATTGGAAAGACAGAGTAAGATTCAGTTGCAAAACATTAGACCATGCTCTTCTAGTGGTTACCTGCAAGTGCAAAGAATAACTTGATTAGTGTATTAGGCCCACATAAATTGGACTCAACTAAAATCGTTTTCCTAGAACTTGAAGAACATTGAAAAAGAGATCTAGAACGCTGAAACAGAAATCTTGACACACATAAACTATATTTTATTATTTGTACTTATATATAGTTCTAGGCAAAAATCCTCTAATTTAGGCTAAAGCATTACATACAAGCAAGTATCGGTAGCTTAATGAAGGATAAGTATGCGGCAATGATTGCATCATATGTTGTTACTACCATCATTCCCGAACAATGCAGAACTAACTAAAAATAATTGGACTGTCAAAGCTTATAACATTTTTGAACGATAATAAAAGATTAAACATCAGTGAACACATCATATGCAAGGCCAAAGCTTAATGAAAGATAACACTGCAACTGTTCGTAAAATGGACACTGAGATAATCTTTTGCTTGAAGAATCAGACATCATGGACGTACTGTTCAGAAAATTTATTTCAGATTCAAAATGTATCATCTAAAAGACTTACATTATGTGATCCACAAGTTTCACGGACTGTTGGGACGCAAGGTATCAACAAGAAATTTAGAATAGTTACTGAATGTCTGAATATAAACAAACTCTAACAAAAAGACAGGCACACATACCCCAATTATCTGTTCTCCACAGAGGTTGTGCTTGTCAGTGCCCCAAACGGGCTCGGTGAGAGTTTTGGGAGGGGACCTGAACCCGTATGTGGTGTTGGGAATGGCGACGCAAGCGGAGGTGAGCAGCGCGGAGGACGACCAGCCGGATTCTGAATCTTCTGGCGGCGGTCGAGACAAACCGAAGTGGAGATCGCGATTCGCTGCATCAGCCAGCAAAGAGGAGAGTGATCGAGGGGATGTGTCGGATGAGGAGGCGTGCTGGGGAAGGATATGCAGGTGGCGGTGGCCGGGGGCAAGGCGGTTGCGGGCGGAGGTGATGGGGAACGGCGATGAGGTACCGATTTGGGGTCAATCCGGGATAGGCCGGGGAGGAGCTCCGGTGGGGTGGAGGGGTCGTGCAGAACTATACATCGTAGGAGGGCTGACGGCAAGATGGGCGGGTGAGCAGTTGCGGGGGCTTGTTTCTGATCGGGTGGGTAGGGCAGCGGAGTAGCTACGGAAGCGGCGGCGTGCGACGGCGGCAGAACTCTGAGGCGTGCTGagtggggaggaggagaactgggaagcggcggcggcagcggatgCGGAGGCGCGGGTTCGGAAGAGGAGAACGGGGATGTGTATAGGCGGCAGAGAGGAGGTGTGGCCGCAAAGTATCGGGAAGGCCGGACGGCGACTTCGTGCTGGAAAGGATGTtagagggcggcggcggcagcggcggaggcgaggaagggcggcggcggaggcggggaaaATCCTATCAGGAGAGAGATGCGAGCGAAGGGCAGGTAGCGACGGGGATCCGggttttttctccttttcgaTTTTCTCGCGCGTGGTTCGGGGTAGGACGGACCAAAGTAAAATGAAGATAAAGATACCTatacaaaaataaagataaagatacCTAAGCAAACCCGGACCGGGCTTCATAAAGCCCGACGGGAAAACCTCAaacccgagcccggcccggcccgaagcccgacAAAAGGACCATTTTAGCATTAAAGTAATTGTTttggaaataaataaataattttttatacatattttttctaaaaaataccCGTTTTTATTCATTTCgggctttcgggccgggcttgggaACTAGAAAgtgaagcccgagcccggcccgggacgttgggcttcgggccgggccacgCCACGTATGCCCAAGTATACTCACTGGTAAGGGCAAGTGCATTAATAGAAAGGCATGTTTCACATCTTGATGTTGCATTAAAAATACTGGTTGTCATAGCTATCTACGCTATATTTTCCATCTAATTGAATAAAATGTCACATATCACCACTCATTCCTTTTCTCAATACACGGTGCATTAGATTTCAAAGAGAAGGTTTTGGCAAATGATTACTTCATTAACATGTGAAAGCAAACCATAGGATTTTGTTGTTCCGAAATATTTCCATGCTAATTCAGAAGAATCGTGTAGGAAATTGAAAACAGAGAGAGTTTATTTTACTGTGTTGAATAgagagagtttttttttagcgagaATAGAGAGAGTTAATTCCATGGGAAGCACAAACGTTTGTTCGGCCACATTCTTCCTGGGCTTTGGCCCATCTAACAAGCCAGGCCTGCAGCGTAGCGGCCTTTCCTCGTTCGCCTCTGCCATATTTCACGAGCACACACGCAGCGCCGCTCGCCGGTGCAAATGGACGCTTGTttggctaaaaaaaaaaatggacgcTCGAAATTCCTCTCCCTCGACCCTTTATAGCATCATCAGAAGATGGCAAGACGCTAGTTCAGCAGAAAATGGGCCTAGCTAGGATGATCGAGGCTTGTTTGTTAGCATCACCAGAAGATGGCGAGTCCCATGGGTTGGGCACATTTCCAGACATCTGTTCAAGCCGATTTGGGAGTGAATGAACGAATGAAATAAAGCAAATCTTACTAGGTTCAGGCTGCATCTATACTCAGACATGTTGATAGCTGATGAATATATAGGAGCActcgttcaacaaggtgaAGATAAAGAT
This is a stretch of genomic DNA from Brachypodium distachyon strain Bd21 chromosome 1, Brachypodium_distachyon_v3.0, whole genome shotgun sequence. It encodes these proteins:
- the LOC100827307 gene encoding uncharacterized protein LOC100827307 encodes the protein MNANIWCVSLVQTERSVDMLLHGKKPLVEVADIKRLMFYSHTLRKDRVSSCSRYFKIPPPRGYGGRQVLGVAGSLSFVPEVTSDQKVPGAAPWAVALLITGSSSTGASSNQWYLIVVCLFTFRAFLL